In the genome of Williamwhitmania taraxaci, one region contains:
- a CDS encoding pyridoxal phosphate-dependent aminotransferase — MEMYTKPSGSLISYFSNKVKHQGGINLAQGIPGFQPPDKLIDILIKHSTTGFHQYAPGNGDAGLLNLLTARYSKDIDLSINNFLIVQGATEALNLIIIYLKQYLGKSFSIMAFDPAYESYKNLPAIYGCKFVPFPFNEDGSFDPDKVSAFARKNEVKLLIYCTPGNPYGKVFSKEETLTLLRIAREEDFFVTVDAVYRDLYYTKKPYLPVEQLNHRLFYVNSFSKMLSITGWRIGYLIAHQSHMPGIRAIHDYTGLCASHLYQRAIADYLLNDRCGKPYTDEIRAILAENYTILKETLAKIGFTIPHADGGYFVWAKLPVGYTDGFEVAMALFEEQKVATIPGEHFSENSKSFLRFNIARPKEEIQEASRRIERFFNKR; from the coding sequence ATGGAGATGTATACAAAGCCGTCGGGATCTCTTATTTCTTACTTTAGCAACAAGGTAAAACATCAAGGAGGGATAAACCTAGCACAAGGGATACCTGGATTTCAGCCACCTGATAAACTCATTGACATACTTATAAAGCACTCCACAACCGGATTTCACCAATACGCTCCTGGAAATGGAGATGCAGGGCTGTTAAATCTACTTACGGCACGCTACTCTAAGGATATCGACCTTTCCATCAACAATTTCCTAATTGTTCAAGGGGCAACCGAGGCGCTAAACCTAATCATCATTTACCTAAAACAGTATTTAGGAAAGTCATTCTCTATCATGGCATTCGATCCTGCCTATGAGAGTTACAAGAACTTACCCGCGATTTACGGCTGCAAATTCGTCCCCTTCCCTTTCAATGAAGATGGATCATTCGACCCCGATAAAGTCAGTGCTTTTGCACGAAAAAACGAGGTTAAGTTGCTCATATACTGTACTCCTGGAAATCCATACGGAAAAGTATTTTCAAAAGAAGAAACATTAACCTTACTCCGAATTGCCCGCGAGGAAGATTTCTTTGTTACGGTAGATGCCGTTTACCGAGATCTTTACTATACAAAGAAGCCATACTTGCCGGTAGAACAATTGAATCACAGGCTCTTCTATGTCAATAGTTTTTCCAAGATGCTTTCTATCACGGGTTGGCGCATAGGATATCTTATTGCTCATCAAAGCCACATGCCGGGTATTCGTGCAATCCATGACTACACCGGGTTGTGTGCATCGCATCTTTACCAGCGTGCCATTGCCGATTACCTGCTCAACGACAGATGCGGCAAGCCTTATACTGATGAGATAAGAGCGATACTCGCCGAAAACTATACAATTTTAAAAGAGACACTTGCCAAAATTGGATTCACCATTCCTCATGCCGATGGAGGTTACTTTGTTTGGGCCAAACTCCCTGTTGGCTACACCGATGGCTTTGAAGTGGCGATGGCCCTTTTTGAAGAGCAAAAAGTCGCAACCATCCCAGGGGAGCATTTCTCGGAAAATTCAAAAAGTTTCCTTCGGTTCAACATAGCACGGCCCAAGGAAGAGATACAGGAAGCAAGTCGCAGAATTGAGCGTTTCTTCAACAAGCGATGA
- a CDS encoding ABC transporter permease, giving the protein MEKKNAELENRSGSLTEIALRKLRKNKLAMVSVVFIGVLTLVAILGYAITPDSTPNANDQHLELAACKPGFSTSFLRIKQNQTIEQHNFFYRMLFGQESGVTTIPIYSYKIIGDSVRVELFTGDKTEPLTATYGLVNALFAIDPLEQPQKKNAIYTYKSVDGSIHTVSIAELKKEAAENLIETRYYLLGTDRFGRDLLSRLILGTRISLSVGFVAVSISLIIGLFLGATAGYYGKTIDHAISWLTNVFWSVPTLLVAIAITLLLGKGFWQVFVAIGLTMWVEVARVVRGQVMGLREKEFVEAAKVIGLSNRRIIFRHILPNAINPVIIISAANFSAAILIEAGLSFLGIGVQPPAPTWGGMVKDHYGYIILDSAYMALLPGLAIMITVLAFNIIGNGLRDALDTKESK; this is encoded by the coding sequence ATGGAAAAAAAGAACGCAGAGTTAGAAAACCGTTCAGGCTCCTTAACCGAGATAGCCCTGCGGAAACTACGCAAGAACAAGTTAGCAATGGTTTCCGTAGTGTTCATTGGAGTATTAACTCTCGTTGCAATTCTTGGATATGCGATTACCCCGGACTCCACCCCTAATGCCAACGATCAGCACCTAGAACTTGCGGCGTGCAAGCCCGGCTTCTCAACCTCTTTCCTCCGAATAAAACAAAACCAGACCATTGAGCAACACAACTTCTTCTACCGGATGCTTTTTGGCCAAGAGTCGGGGGTTACAACCATACCAATATACAGCTACAAAATTATTGGGGATAGCGTAAGAGTAGAACTCTTCACAGGCGATAAAACCGAACCATTAACAGCCACCTATGGCCTAGTTAATGCGCTATTTGCCATAGATCCATTGGAACAACCACAAAAGAAAAATGCCATTTATACCTACAAAAGCGTCGACGGTTCCATTCATACGGTTTCAATAGCTGAGTTAAAAAAAGAAGCAGCCGAAAATTTAATTGAAACACGCTACTACCTTCTTGGCACCGATCGGTTCGGCCGAGATTTGCTGAGTCGTCTAATCCTTGGCACACGTATCTCCTTGTCGGTCGGTTTTGTGGCCGTTAGCATCTCCCTAATCATTGGCCTCTTTTTGGGTGCAACCGCGGGTTACTACGGAAAAACAATCGACCATGCCATTTCATGGCTAACCAATGTTTTTTGGTCAGTTCCAACACTGCTTGTGGCCATAGCCATAACACTCCTGCTGGGAAAAGGGTTCTGGCAAGTATTTGTTGCCATTGGTCTTACCATGTGGGTGGAAGTGGCCAGAGTGGTGCGAGGACAAGTAATGGGGCTTCGCGAGAAAGAGTTTGTTGAAGCCGCAAAAGTGATAGGACTTAGCAATCGACGTATTATTTTTAGGCATATTTTGCCCAATGCCATCAATCCAGTTATTATCATTTCTGCAGCCAACTTTTCCGCCGCCATTCTAATTGAAGCAGGATTGAGTTTTCTCGGCATTGGTGTTCAGCCACCTGCGCCTACATGGGGCGGAATGGTTAAGGATCACTACGGCTATATCATTCTCGATTCCGCCTACATGGCACTGCTCCCTGGACTCGCCATAATGATTACCGTGCTTGCCTTCAACATTATTGGCAATGGACTTAGAGACGCACTTGATACTAAAGAATCTAAATAA
- a CDS encoding KpsF/GutQ family sugar-phosphate isomerase, producing the protein MAKEQKVNIKELAIKTILTEAQAIEKLAEMVDDSFEKVVSLIYNSNGRVIVTGIGKSAIIANKIVATLNSTGTPAIFMHAADAIHGDLGIIQPDDIIICLSKSGTTPEIKVLIPLIHNMGNPIVAIVSNVDSYLGQKATFVLKATVDQEACPNNLAPTSSTTAQLVIGDALAVCLLKLRGFSDKDFARVHPGGALGKKLYMRVSDIFSEANPPRVSTNAKIRTILLEISSKRLGATAVIDENEKLVGIITDGDLRRMLANNNPVDMVTAKEIMSANPKTIEKDEMAISAFNLMEQNKITQLVVTAEGVYVGMIHLHDILKEGVV; encoded by the coding sequence ATGGCAAAAGAACAGAAAGTAAATATCAAAGAGTTAGCGATCAAAACAATTCTTACCGAAGCGCAAGCCATCGAAAAGTTGGCAGAAATGGTAGACGATAGTTTTGAAAAGGTAGTGTCTTTGATATACAACAGCAACGGGAGGGTAATTGTTACGGGAATTGGAAAAAGCGCCATAATTGCCAATAAGATTGTGGCAACGCTTAATTCCACCGGTACTCCAGCAATTTTTATGCACGCAGCCGATGCAATTCATGGTGATTTGGGGATTATCCAACCCGACGACATCATTATCTGCCTGTCGAAGAGTGGTACCACCCCTGAAATTAAGGTCCTCATTCCTCTTATTCATAATATGGGAAACCCAATTGTGGCAATAGTAAGTAATGTTGACTCCTATCTTGGTCAAAAAGCCACTTTTGTTTTAAAGGCGACTGTTGACCAAGAGGCCTGCCCAAACAACCTAGCACCCACCTCTAGTACTACCGCTCAGCTGGTAATTGGAGATGCCCTAGCCGTGTGTCTACTAAAACTCAGAGGATTTTCGGACAAAGATTTTGCCCGCGTTCATCCTGGAGGAGCATTAGGAAAGAAACTCTACATGAGGGTTAGCGACATCTTCTCCGAAGCAAACCCACCGAGAGTGAGCACCAACGCCAAAATCAGAACAATCTTGCTCGAAATATCGAGTAAACGATTAGGCGCAACTGCGGTAATCGACGAAAATGAAAAATTGGTAGGCATTATTACTGATGGAGACCTGCGACGAATGTTGGCCAACAACAATCCGGTGGACATGGTTACAGCCAAAGAAATCATGTCGGCCAACCCTAAGACTATTGAGAAAGATGAAATGGCCATTTCCGCATTCAACCTGATGGAGCAAAACAAAATCACACAACTTGTGGTTACTGCCGAAGGTGTTTATGTTGGAATGATTCATCTGCACGACATTCTTAAGGAAGGCGTGGTATAA
- a CDS encoding ABC transporter ATP-binding protein encodes MEADSPIITVSHVYKSYREIRALKNFSLKVYPGQVMGILGPNGSGKTSALGVLLGVVLPDEGEVDWSGGSKCFHKSHSVGALLSPAKFYMNLSLSENLAIVSKLKNISHFQAKDVLSKVGLADRAGVKFSTLTPGLRQRFGIASALVGNPNVLVFDEPTLGVDPEGTEEIRSLIASLHEQGKTIILSSNLLSEIEQLCTHVVVLKRGRRLVNGSIEDVFWSQEKFVLAAPEMEHLRSIFVDSPMVRSCNEIEGALELLPAEGITPSDVNRFAFENGIVLSRLEQQKSSMETRFINLMKEEVLA; translated from the coding sequence ATGGAGGCCGATTCTCCAATTATTACGGTATCGCATGTTTATAAATCTTACAGGGAGATAAGGGCCTTAAAGAATTTTTCTTTAAAGGTCTATCCCGGTCAGGTTATGGGAATATTGGGTCCAAACGGTAGTGGTAAAACGTCGGCTCTAGGTGTTTTACTCGGAGTGGTTCTTCCCGACGAAGGTGAAGTTGATTGGAGTGGGGGTAGTAAATGTTTCCATAAGTCACACTCGGTTGGTGCTTTGCTATCGCCGGCCAAGTTTTACATGAACCTTTCGCTCTCCGAGAATCTCGCCATTGTTTCGAAACTTAAGAATATTTCGCATTTTCAGGCAAAAGATGTGCTGTCGAAGGTCGGGTTAGCTGACCGGGCAGGTGTTAAATTTTCTACTTTAACTCCTGGTTTACGCCAGCGATTTGGTATCGCGTCTGCGCTTGTTGGGAATCCTAATGTGCTGGTTTTCGACGAGCCTACCCTTGGTGTCGATCCTGAGGGCACTGAAGAAATCCGATCGTTAATAGCATCGCTTCACGAGCAGGGTAAGACCATTATATTGTCAAGCAATCTATTGAGTGAGATAGAACAGCTGTGTACCCATGTCGTAGTGCTAAAGCGGGGTCGGCGGCTTGTGAATGGATCCATCGAGGATGTTTTCTGGAGCCAAGAGAAGTTTGTCCTAGCTGCTCCCGAAATGGAGCATTTACGGTCTATCTTTGTTGACTCTCCGATGGTTCGATCGTGTAATGAAATTGAAGGCGCGCTGGAATTACTACCCGCCGAAGGGATTACCCCTTCCGATGTGAATCGCTTTGCTTTTGAGAATGGTATTGTTCTTTCGCGGTTGGAACAGCAAAAATCAAGCATGGAAACTCGCTTCATAAATCTTATGAAAGAGGAGGTTCTTGCATGA
- the recQ gene encoding DNA helicase RecQ has translation MNAKNVTLSEYLKKFFGFSTFKGNQEAIIQNVLDGEDAFVLMPTGGGKSLCYQLPALILDGTAIVISPLIALMKNQVDVLRSLSMDDGIAHFLNSSLTKAAINQVKEDLLAGKTKLLYVAPESLTKEENIQLLKQIKISFYAIDEAHCISEWGHDFRPEYRRIRPIIGEIGKAPVIALTATATPKVQNDIQKNLGILDAKVFKSSFNRENLYYEVRPKVGATREIIRFIKNNLGKSGIIYCLSRKKVEEMAEALQVNGIKALAYHAGMDSNTRSDNQDKFLMEDVDVIVATIAFGMGIDKPDVRYVIHYDIPKSLEGYYQETGRAGRDGGEGHCLTFYSYKDIQKLEKFMQGKPVAEQEIGKQLLIETVAYAESAVCRRKMLLNYFGEVYEQENCEHCDNCLHPKTKFDGKDDLLLALDVIIAVQEKFKADHVANILVGNASTSVKSYKHHHLELFGCGSEKDVRFWNAIIRQGLVLRLIEKDIENYGTLMLSPKGKEYMENPYTVMLSQDHEYEEGDDDEASGPAGNKSTAADEEIFALLKDLRRKMSKKLNLPPFVIFQDPSLEDMSIQYPTSMEEMQNIAGVGAGKAKRYGKEFIELIKVYVEEKEIVRPQDLVVKSVVNKSGLKVYIIQSIDRKLSLSDICEAKNIEMNDLLTEIESIVSSGTKINIDYYINEVLDEEKQGEIFDYFMEAENESIADALKELGETDFSEEEIRLLRIKFMSEMGN, from the coding sequence ATGAACGCAAAAAATGTTACGCTTTCTGAGTATCTCAAGAAGTTTTTTGGCTTCTCGACATTTAAGGGTAATCAGGAGGCAATCATTCAAAACGTTCTGGATGGGGAGGACGCTTTTGTGCTAATGCCCACAGGTGGTGGTAAATCGCTTTGCTATCAACTCCCAGCACTAATTCTGGACGGAACAGCAATTGTTATATCTCCGCTCATTGCACTGATGAAAAATCAGGTGGATGTGCTGCGGAGTTTAAGCATGGATGATGGAATTGCCCATTTTCTTAATTCATCGCTCACCAAGGCCGCTATCAATCAAGTTAAGGAAGACTTGCTTGCAGGGAAAACCAAGTTGCTATACGTAGCCCCGGAGTCGCTTACGAAGGAGGAGAATATTCAACTTTTAAAGCAAATTAAGATTTCTTTCTATGCAATTGATGAGGCTCACTGTATTTCGGAATGGGGGCACGACTTTAGACCAGAATACCGGCGTATTCGTCCCATTATTGGGGAGATAGGAAAGGCACCTGTAATTGCACTTACTGCTACTGCTACGCCAAAGGTGCAGAACGATATTCAAAAAAATCTTGGGATTCTCGATGCGAAGGTGTTTAAGTCATCGTTTAATCGTGAAAACCTATACTACGAGGTGAGGCCCAAAGTGGGTGCGACGCGTGAAATCATTCGGTTCATCAAGAATAACCTTGGAAAATCGGGTATTATATACTGCCTCAGCCGTAAAAAGGTAGAGGAGATGGCTGAAGCCTTGCAGGTTAATGGTATTAAGGCATTGGCCTATCATGCCGGTATGGATTCAAATACGAGGTCCGATAATCAGGATAAATTCTTGATGGAGGATGTCGATGTCATTGTGGCTACCATAGCTTTTGGGATGGGAATTGATAAACCGGATGTGCGCTATGTTATTCACTACGATATTCCCAAGAGTTTGGAGGGCTATTACCAGGAAACTGGTCGTGCTGGCCGTGATGGTGGCGAAGGACATTGCCTAACATTCTACTCCTACAAGGATATTCAGAAGTTGGAAAAATTCATGCAGGGCAAGCCGGTTGCCGAACAAGAAATCGGGAAGCAGCTATTGATTGAGACCGTTGCCTATGCTGAATCGGCGGTTTGTCGGAGGAAGATGCTCCTTAACTATTTTGGAGAGGTATACGAGCAGGAAAACTGCGAGCACTGTGATAACTGCTTGCATCCAAAAACCAAGTTTGATGGAAAAGACGATCTTCTCCTTGCGTTGGATGTTATAATTGCTGTTCAGGAGAAGTTTAAGGCCGATCACGTGGCCAACATCCTTGTTGGTAATGCCTCTACCTCTGTGAAATCTTATAAACACCATCATCTCGAGCTGTTTGGATGTGGTTCGGAGAAGGATGTCCGTTTTTGGAATGCGATTATCCGCCAAGGACTTGTGCTTAGATTGATTGAAAAAGACATTGAGAACTATGGTACCTTGATGCTCTCGCCTAAGGGTAAGGAGTATATGGAAAATCCATACACGGTGATGCTTTCGCAAGACCATGAATACGAAGAGGGGGACGACGATGAAGCCTCTGGTCCTGCAGGAAACAAAAGCACCGCTGCTGATGAGGAGATCTTTGCTTTACTCAAAGATTTGCGCCGAAAAATGAGCAAAAAGTTGAATTTACCTCCGTTTGTTATTTTCCAAGACCCTTCCCTTGAGGACATGTCGATTCAGTATCCTACCAGCATGGAGGAAATGCAAAATATTGCGGGCGTGGGTGCTGGTAAGGCAAAGCGTTATGGGAAGGAGTTTATTGAACTGATCAAAGTCTACGTTGAGGAGAAAGAGATTGTGCGGCCTCAAGACCTTGTGGTGAAATCGGTAGTCAACAAATCGGGACTTAAGGTATACATCATCCAGAGCATTGATAGGAAACTGTCGCTTAGCGATATTTGTGAAGCCAAGAATATTGAGATGAATGATCTTCTTACTGAAATTGAGTCGATTGTAAGTAGTGGGACAAAAATCAATATTGATTATTATATTAATGAAGTTCTTGACGAAGAGAAGCAAGGTGAAATTTTCGACTACTTCATGGAAGCTGAAAATGAATCGATTGCCGATGCACTAAAAGAACTCGGTGAGACCGATTTCTCTGAGGAGGAGATTCGTTTGTTGCGTATCAAGTTTATGTCCGAAATGGGTAACTAA
- a CDS encoding T9SS type A sorting domain-containing protein, which yields MNKLLLLAVSLLWGVSGQSQVVLTYKIHGLLAGTENRMQLTSYVDPGETGVNTRWDFSEVKNTGTFSGSLTSLSLSRAGALFSAGNTTLEEFGNLFVFNTTEEKLEQWGYLSGQGGTRIQYTKPFVKMKFPFSFGREFSGDFSAEYIAGDKVMGSMVGTYSVAGDGLGTLILPDGKEHVNVLRVKEVKKYETNLNGQRFYYVDESIRWYSQDSRYPLMVLIKSSVSGLNGSKSVPTVSTRAAYSTVIPAERGSLFMEGVKLAPSIKVFPNPFRGQATIAVNLSDVTSLTIDVFDVSGRLVKQLVSATLPAGDHSFIFSNDEKESNEGAYIIRVNSNGQLSTYRVVELK from the coding sequence ATGAACAAACTTTTACTCTTAGCAGTATCACTCTTATGGGGTGTTTCTGGCCAATCGCAGGTTGTTCTTACCTACAAAATCCATGGATTGTTGGCTGGAACAGAAAATCGTATGCAGTTGACAAGTTATGTCGATCCGGGTGAAACGGGTGTCAATACTCGTTGGGATTTTTCTGAGGTTAAAAATACAGGTACGTTTTCTGGGTCTCTTACCTCTCTTTCTCTTTCACGAGCCGGTGCACTTTTTTCTGCTGGCAACACCACGCTCGAAGAGTTTGGAAATCTTTTTGTTTTTAATACAACTGAGGAAAAACTAGAGCAATGGGGTTACTTGTCGGGTCAAGGTGGGACTCGAATTCAGTATACCAAGCCATTCGTAAAAATGAAGTTTCCGTTCTCCTTTGGCCGCGAGTTTTCTGGCGATTTTTCGGCAGAATACATTGCTGGGGATAAGGTGATGGGTTCTATGGTTGGAACTTATTCGGTGGCGGGTGATGGGCTCGGAACTCTCATCCTTCCAGATGGAAAAGAACACGTAAATGTACTGCGTGTAAAAGAGGTTAAAAAGTATGAAACGAATTTGAATGGACAGCGGTTCTACTATGTCGATGAATCCATTCGGTGGTATTCACAAGACTCGCGCTATCCTCTTATGGTCCTTATTAAAAGTAGTGTTTCTGGACTTAATGGCAGTAAATCCGTTCCAACGGTGTCGACGCGGGCCGCCTATAGCACTGTTATTCCAGCGGAGAGGGGATCGTTGTTCATGGAGGGTGTAAAACTTGCTCCAAGTATAAAGGTGTTCCCAAATCCATTTAGGGGACAAGCCACTATTGCGGTGAATCTTTCTGATGTGACGTCATTAACCATTGATGTTTTTGATGTTTCAGGAAGATTGGTGAAGCAACTTGTTTCGGCAACGTTACCGGCAGGCGATCATTCCTTCATATTTAGTAACGATGAAAAAGAGAGTAATGAAGGGGCCTATATTATACGTGTAAATTCAAATGGGCAACTCTCCACCTATAGAGTTGTGGAGTTAAAGTAG
- a CDS encoding glycosyltransferase gives MNSLFIIFLILPYCILLLAFTVGVVLSQRKKQPSHSEAFISVIIAARNEEENIEEVINSILAQDYPSSNFEIIVVDDHSDDATIIRIPRSPLVRIVVLPNGSFGKKAALKAGVETALFPYIAATDADCIASPFWLKTLAGTIKQKHPALIVGPVSLPFSNSFLETFQHWEFRALQMVTFGSAALKYPTLCNGANLCFSKDEYNRVNLKEEETPSGDDIFLLHHLLKEKKAVEFCLSKEMLITSKPETAFYAMLQQKIRWASKSKHITNPATLALGGITFITNLIAVAVIPYTIVNPERYISISLIWGPKIIAEAILVFVPGKKVYGAYPKTASFILSALLMPFYATFVALASLFLKFTWKKRTQS, from the coding sequence ATGAACTCTCTTTTCATCATTTTCCTAATACTTCCATACTGTATTCTTTTATTAGCATTTACAGTTGGCGTTGTTTTGTCTCAAAGAAAGAAACAACCTAGCCATAGCGAGGCATTCATTTCAGTTATAATCGCGGCCCGTAATGAGGAAGAAAACATCGAGGAAGTTATAAATTCAATTCTGGCACAAGATTATCCCAGTAGTAATTTCGAAATAATTGTAGTAGACGATCATTCGGATGATGCGACCATAATACGGATTCCGCGGTCGCCGCTTGTTCGCATAGTAGTGCTACCCAATGGCTCTTTTGGAAAGAAAGCAGCATTAAAAGCAGGAGTTGAGACAGCCCTATTCCCCTACATTGCGGCCACTGATGCCGATTGTATCGCAAGCCCGTTTTGGTTAAAAACACTCGCTGGCACAATTAAGCAAAAACATCCTGCGCTTATTGTTGGCCCCGTAAGCCTTCCATTCTCAAACTCCTTCCTTGAGACATTTCAGCACTGGGAATTCAGGGCACTTCAAATGGTTACCTTTGGTAGTGCGGCCCTAAAATACCCAACCCTATGCAACGGGGCAAATCTTTGCTTTTCGAAGGATGAATACAACAGAGTTAATCTCAAAGAAGAGGAGACCCCGTCAGGAGATGACATTTTCCTTCTACATCATCTATTAAAGGAAAAAAAAGCGGTTGAATTTTGCTTGTCAAAAGAGATGCTTATCACGTCCAAACCAGAAACAGCTTTTTACGCAATGCTCCAGCAGAAAATTCGGTGGGCGTCAAAAAGTAAACATATAACCAATCCTGCAACATTAGCACTTGGGGGAATAACCTTTATAACAAACCTCATTGCAGTTGCTGTGATCCCCTATACTATAGTAAATCCAGAGCGATACATCTCCATTTCATTGATATGGGGACCTAAGATAATAGCAGAGGCTATACTCGTTTTTGTACCGGGTAAAAAAGTCTATGGCGCTTATCCGAAAACGGCTAGCTTTATATTATCGGCACTACTGATGCCATTTTATGCTACTTTTGTAGCCCTTGCATCACTCTTTCTGAAATTTACATGGAAAAAAAGAACGCAGAGTTAG